In Rhizophagus irregularis chromosome 19, complete sequence, the following are encoded in one genomic region:
- a CDS encoding uncharacterized protein (SECRETED:cutsite_TKA-NI; SECRETED:prob_0.8990); SECRETED:SignalP(1-25) — MKFLFKNTFIAFFIFYLWLIKQTKANIEKEVFTSNVVKISENFYAEILEWSEQEGLVTLTPPYTIQRYERIVPFINADEITQNKTGQKEKWYILDGLEEGNTYETRVSYAATSPTTFVLEIMGFEEALNIFKKRQNLEITQSNSQQIITTKKLLRVSAKYEGVSNIPGREFRPIIYNIVLETLTYGVPRVAFKLILMLALILGIGYFICVPMFYSSLQKLIEVAQINRGELNREKRE, encoded by the exons atgaaatttttattcaaaaacaCGTTTATCGcgttctttatattttatctgtGGCTTATTAAACAAACTAAAgcaaatattgaaaaagaagTTTTTACTTCTAACGTTGTAAAgatttctgaaaatttttacGCAGAAATTTTAGAATGGAGTGAACAAGAAGGTTTAGTG ACTCTAACGCCTCCGTATACTATCCAACGTTATGAACGAATAGTACCTTTCATTAATGCTGACGAAATTACCCAAAATAAGACaggacaaaaagaaaaatggtaTATTCTTGATGGTTTAGAAGAAGGAAATACATATGAAACAAGAGTATCTTATGCAGCGACG tcgCCAACAACGTTCGTGTTGGAAATAATGGGTTTCGAGGAagcattaaatatttttaaaaagagacAAAATTTGGAAATTACTCAGTCG AATTctcaacaaattattactaCAAAAAAATTGCTCCGCGTGAGCGCTAAATACGAAGGAGTGTCCAATATTCCAGGAAGAGAATTTCGtccaataatatataatatcg TACTGGAAACTTTAACTTATGGAGTTCCGCGCGTTGCGTTCAAATTAATTCTAATGTTGGCGTTAATTTTAGGAATTGGTTATTTTATATGTGTTCCAATGTTTTATTCATCTttgcaaaaattaatagaagtCGCACAAATAAATAGAGGGGAATTAAACCGAGAAAAACGTGAATAG